A window of Chaetodon auriga isolate fChaAug3 chromosome 2, fChaAug3.hap1, whole genome shotgun sequence contains these coding sequences:
- the ddit3 gene encoding DNA damage-inducible transcript 3 protein, whose amino-acid sequence MTAEWLHLPPPYPPGVGPLCGAELEAWYEDLQDILGSDTGGAKLARAPTCTEKEPEFLDVLESCSLTWLTDGSQTWGEGVQRATEEIHNTQPLHHTSSSSSSSSSSSCMSPAVAEERRAEAESGRSGESSAGGGSDLLPPEFFELLSEGGVGMVDPSGAVISGGYYYHHHQHHQATNGHPASPSASEEELPCVPDSPSCSSSASQSPSQNCSSPSSPVSSPSVYPSSRLGKRKRTTSERANGALSSFTSSTQRTSSSYSSAKKSRKEREQENERKVQELTEQNERLKAEIERLGEEVQRTRRALIERLVNTRK is encoded by the exons ATGACTGCCGAGTGGCTACACCTGCCCCCGCCGTACCCCCCTGGTGTGGGGCCGTTGTGTGGTGCAGAGTTGGAGGCGTGGTATGAGGACCTGCAGGATATTCTGGGCTCCGACACGGGAGGGGCAAAACTGGCACGTGCCCCCACATGTACCGAG AAGGAGCCGGAGTTTCTGGATGTTCTGGAGAGTTGTTCTCTGACGTGGCTGACGGACGGAAGCCAGACGTGGGGCGAGGGTGTTCAGAGGGCAACAGAGGAGATCCACAACACCCAGCCTCTGCATCacacctcatcatcatcctcctcatcttcctcctcctcctgcatgagTCCAGCTGTTGCAGAAGAGCGTCGGGCGGAGGCTGAGAGTGGCAGAAGTGGAGAGAGCTCGGCAGGAGGTGGCAGTGATCTGCTGCCTCCTGAGTTCTTCGAGTTGCTGAGTGAAGGAGGAGTGGGAATGGTGGATCCGAGCGGAGCGGTGATCAGCGGCGGCTATTACTACCACCATCATCAACACCACCAGGCTACTAACGGCCATCCTGCATCTCCGTCAGCCAGCGAGGAGGAACTGCCCTGTGTCCCCGATTCTccatcctgctcctcctcagcctcccagTCACCATCGCAAAATTgttcttctccctcctcacctgtctcttccccctctgtctACCCGTCCTCCCGGCTGGGAAAACGCAAGAGGACCACCAGCGAGAGGGCCAACGGTGCCttgtcctccttcacctcctccacgcAACGCACATCCTCATCCTACTCATCTGCCAAAAAGAGTCgcaaagaaagagagcaggagaacGAGAGGAAGGTACAGGAGCTGACGGAGCAGAACGAGCGTTTGAAAGCAGAGATTGAAAGGCTtggagaggaggtgcagaggacACGTAGAGCCCTGATAGAGAGATTAGTCAACACcaggaaatga
- the mars1 gene encoding methionine--tRNA ligase, cytoplasmic isoform X1, with the protein MKLFVSEGNPHCVKVLAALEVTGVQCDVQYVNHEEKVVPHLSRPALPALLLPNGLHLFSSNAICRYLFEVSGQDSSELCNQWLEWEATDLQPALLQALHMAVLQGKGSEVSTVLQGPLNYLDQSLSKGNTPYLTGEAVSLADVVLWAALYPVLSDSSLALGEHKSVKTWFDRGAVMHSFQSAAQKVLQGKGLEGMKSYMQRQPAPRSSQHRDTEPCNSNPAEGEEGERVVSEEEMEAAVLTWSKGLNACPVATERQHPILPQEDKRNLLVTSALPYVNNVPHLGNIIGCVLSADIFCRYGRLRGWNVLFVCGTDEYGTATENKAREEGLTPQQICDKYHAIHATIYKWFQIDFDFFGRTTTEKQTEIAQDIFWRLYKHGFLVEDMVEQLRCENCKRFLADRFVEGTCPHCSYPEARGDQCDKCGRLINAVELREPQCKVCRQTPVIRSSKHLFLDLPKLETQLEQWLDKSTSTGDWTANAKQITRSWLRDGLKPRCITRDLKWGTPVPHPDFQEKVFYVWFDAPIGYLSITANYTDKWEKWWKNPHQVELYNFMAKDNVPFHSVVFPCSLLGAQDNYTLVSHLIATEYLNYEDTKFSKSRGVGVFGDMAKDTGIPSDVWRFYLLYVRPEGQDSAFSWADMAVKNNSELLNNLGNFINRAGMFVTRFFEGCVPAMELQQEDKKLLAVVGWELQQYIQLLDKVKIRDALKHILNISRHGNQYIQVNEPWKKIKGGDTERQRAGTVTGVSVNIACLLSVMLLPYMPTVSQTIRDQLNAPQSCVNTMLQGTGTFVCALSAGHRIGTVSPLFQKLEVDQIEALKKRFGGQQTTAQSAASAQPAAVPAPAPAAAAEVATVNEVDPEKAKQLTQAVAEQGEKVRALKAQKAEKAVITAEVSILLDLKKQLALAEGKSPEPAPQKGKKK; encoded by the exons ATGAAGCTCTTCGTCAGTGAAGGCAACCCCCATTGCGTGAAGGTGTTAGCCGCTTTAGAAGTGACTGGAGTTCAGTGTGACGTTCAGTATGTCAACCACGAAG agAAAGTGGTGCCCCACCTCAGCCGTCCAGCCTTGCCAGCCCTGCTCCTGCCTAATGGACTGCACCTTTTCAGCTCCAATGCCATCTGCCG GTACTTGTTTGAAGTAAGTGGACAAGACTCCAGTGAACTTTGCAATCAGTGGCTTGAATGGGAGGCCACAGATCTTCAG CCTGCACTGCTACAGGCCCTTCACATGGCAGTGCTGCAGGGAAAAGGATCAGAGGTCTCCACGGTCCTCCAGGGGCCCCTAAACTACTTGGACCAAAGCTTGAGCAAGGGGAACACGCCATATTTAACTGGG gAAGCCGTTTCACttgctgatgttgttttgtgGGCTGCGCTGTACCCCGTTTTATCTGACTCTTCACTAGCATTGG GTGAACACAAGTCTGTGAAGACTTGGTTTGACCGTGGGGCTGTTATGCACAGTTTCCAGTCTGCTGCTCAGAAAGTGCTGCAGGGAAAAGGCCTGGAGGGCATGAAGAGCTACATGCAGAGGCAGCCTGCCCCTCGGAGCagccagcacagagacacagagccaTGCAACAGCAACCCTGCTGAG GGTGAGGAAGGTGAGCGTGTGgtttcagaggaggagatggaggcagcTGTTCTCACCTGGAGTAAAGGTTTGAACGCCTGCCCCGTGGCTACAGAGAGACAGCATCCCAT tttgcCACAGGAGGACAAGCGAAACCTGCTTGTGACCAGCGCCTTGCCTTATGTCAACAACGTCCCCCACCTGGGAAACATCATTGGCTGCGTCCTCAGCGCTGACATCTTCTGCAG gtaCGGCCGTCTGCGAGGCTGGAacgtgctgtttgtgtgtggcacAGACGAGTATGGCACAGCGACAGAGAACAAGGCCAGAGAGGAGGGTCTGACGCCGCAGCAGATCTGCGATAAGTACCACGCCATTCACGCCACCATCTACAAGTGGTTCCAGATCGACTTTGACTTTTTTGGGAGAACCACCACCGAGAAGCAGACGGA GATAGCCCAGGATATTTTCTGGCGACTCTACAAACACGGTttcctggtggaggacatggtGGAGCAGCTGCGTTGTGAAAACTGCAAGCGCTTCCTCGCCGACCGCTTCGTAGAAGGCACCTGCCCCCACTGCAGCTACCCAGAAGCTCGTGGTGACCAGTGTGATAAGTGTGGGCGACTCATCAATGCTGTGGAGCTCAGG GAACCCCAGTGTAAGGTCTGCAGGCAGACTCCAGTCATCCGCTCCTCCAAACATCTTTTCCTGGACCTGCCAAAG CTTGAGACTCAGTTGGAGCAGTGGCTGGACAAGTCAACCAGCACAGGAGACTGGACAGCAAATGCCAAACAGATCACTCGTTCCTGGCTGAGAGATGGACTCAAACCTCGCTGCATTACCAGGGACTTGAAGTGGGGAACGCCAGTACCTCATCCTGACTTCCAAGAGAAG GTGTTCTACGTGTGGTTTGACGCCCCCATTGGTTATCTGTCCATTACCGCCAACTACACCGACAAATGGGAAAAGTGGTGGAAGAATCCTCATCAG GTGGAGCTGTACAACTTCATGGCCAAAGACAATGTGCCATTCCACAGTGTGGTGTTTCCCTGCTCTCTACTGGGAGCTCAGGACAACTACACTCTGGTCAGCCACCTCATTGCCACTG AGTATCTGAATTACGAGGACACTAAGTTCTCCAAGAGCCGAGGCGTGGGCGTGTTCGGAGACATGGCCAAGGACACGGGCATCCCGTCTGACGTGTGGCGGTTCTACCTCCTGTACGTGCGTCCAGAGGGACAGGATTCAGCCTTCTCCTGGGCTGACATGGCGGTGAAAAACAACTCTGAGCTGCTCAACAACTTGGGCAACTTCATCAACAG agctGGCATGTTTGTCACCAGGTTCTTTGAGGGCTGTGTGCCTGCGATGGAGCTACAGCAGGAAGATAAGAAGCTCCTGGCTGTGGTGGGCTGGGAGCTGCAGCAGTACATCCAGCTCTTGGACAAAGTCAA AATCCGTGATGCTTTGAAACACATCCTCAACATCTCTCGCCATGGCAACCAGTACATTCAGGTCAATGAACCCTGGAAGAAGATCAAGGGAGGAGACACAGAAAG GCAGCGTGCGGGCACAGTGACCGGTGTGTCTGTGAATATCGCCTGCTTGCTCTCGGTGATGCTGTTGCCGTACATGCCAACGGTCAGCCAAACCATCAGGGATCAACTCAACGCCCCTCAGTCTTGCGTCAACACCATGTTGCAAGGCACTGGCACCTTTGTGTGCGCCCTGAGTGCCGGCCACCGCATCGGCACA GTCAGTCCGTTGTTCCAGAAGCTGGAGGTGGACCAGATTGAAGCTTTGAAGAAGAGATTTGGCGGACAGCAG ACGACGGCTCAGAGCGCTGCCAGCGCTCAGCCTGCCGCTGTgccagctcctgctcctgctgctgctgctgaggtggcGACGGTGAACGAGGTGGACCCGGAGAAAGCCAAGCAGCTCACACAGGCtgtggctgagcag GGGGAGAAGGTGCGAGCCCTCAAAGCCCAGAAGGCGGAGAAGGCCGTGATCACAGCAGAGGTCTCCATACTGCTGgacctgaagaaacagctggcTCTGGCTGAGGGGAAGAGCCCTGAGCCTGCACCTCAGAAGGGCAAGAAGAAGTGA
- the mars1 gene encoding methionine--tRNA ligase, cytoplasmic isoform X2: protein MKLFVSEGNPHCVKVLAALEVTGVQCDVQYVNHEEKVVPHLSRPALPALLLPNGLHLFSSNAICRYLFEVSGQDSSELCNQWLEWEATDLQPALLQALHMAVLQGKGSEVSTVLQGPLNYLDQSLSKGNTPYLTGEAVSLADVVLWAALYPVLSDSSLALGEHKSVKTWFDRGAVMHSFQSAAQKVLQGKGLEGMKSYMQRQPAPRSSQHRDTEPCNSNPAEGEEGERVVSEEEMEAAVLTWSKGLNACPVATERQHPILPQEDKRNLLVTSALPYVNNVPHLGNIIGCVLSADIFCRYGRLRGWNVLFVCGTDEYGTATENKAREEGLTPQQICDKYHAIHATIYKWFQIDFDFFGRTTTEKQTEIAQDIFWRLYKHGFLVEDMVEQLRCENCKRFLADRFVEGTCPHCSYPEARGDQCDKCGRLINAVELREPQCKVCRQTPVIRSSKHLFLDLPKLETQLEQWLDKSTSTGDWTANAKQITRSWLRDGLKPRCITRDLKWGTPVPHPDFQEKVFYVWFDAPIGYLSITANYTDKWEKWWKNPHQVELYNFMAKDNVPFHSVVFPCSLLGAQDNYTLVSHLIATEYLNYEDTKFSKSRGVGVFGDMAKDTGIPSDVWRFYLLYVRPEGQDSAFSWADMAVKNNSELLNNLGNFINRAGMFVTRFFEGCVPAMELQQEDKKLLAVVGWELQQYIQLLDKVKIRDALKHILNISRHGNQYIQVNEPWKKIKGGDTERQRAGTVTGVSVNIACLLSVMLLPYMPTVSQTIRDQLNAPQSCVNTMLQGTGTFVCALSAGHRIGTVSPLFQKLEVDQIEALKKRFGGQQPEDEPPKKKTTAQSAASAQPAAVPAPAPAAAAEVATVNEVDPEKAKQLTQAVAEQGEKVRALKAQKAEKAVITAEVSILLDLKKQLALAEGKSPEPAPQKGKKK from the exons ATGAAGCTCTTCGTCAGTGAAGGCAACCCCCATTGCGTGAAGGTGTTAGCCGCTTTAGAAGTGACTGGAGTTCAGTGTGACGTTCAGTATGTCAACCACGAAG agAAAGTGGTGCCCCACCTCAGCCGTCCAGCCTTGCCAGCCCTGCTCCTGCCTAATGGACTGCACCTTTTCAGCTCCAATGCCATCTGCCG GTACTTGTTTGAAGTAAGTGGACAAGACTCCAGTGAACTTTGCAATCAGTGGCTTGAATGGGAGGCCACAGATCTTCAG CCTGCACTGCTACAGGCCCTTCACATGGCAGTGCTGCAGGGAAAAGGATCAGAGGTCTCCACGGTCCTCCAGGGGCCCCTAAACTACTTGGACCAAAGCTTGAGCAAGGGGAACACGCCATATTTAACTGGG gAAGCCGTTTCACttgctgatgttgttttgtgGGCTGCGCTGTACCCCGTTTTATCTGACTCTTCACTAGCATTGG GTGAACACAAGTCTGTGAAGACTTGGTTTGACCGTGGGGCTGTTATGCACAGTTTCCAGTCTGCTGCTCAGAAAGTGCTGCAGGGAAAAGGCCTGGAGGGCATGAAGAGCTACATGCAGAGGCAGCCTGCCCCTCGGAGCagccagcacagagacacagagccaTGCAACAGCAACCCTGCTGAG GGTGAGGAAGGTGAGCGTGTGgtttcagaggaggagatggaggcagcTGTTCTCACCTGGAGTAAAGGTTTGAACGCCTGCCCCGTGGCTACAGAGAGACAGCATCCCAT tttgcCACAGGAGGACAAGCGAAACCTGCTTGTGACCAGCGCCTTGCCTTATGTCAACAACGTCCCCCACCTGGGAAACATCATTGGCTGCGTCCTCAGCGCTGACATCTTCTGCAG gtaCGGCCGTCTGCGAGGCTGGAacgtgctgtttgtgtgtggcacAGACGAGTATGGCACAGCGACAGAGAACAAGGCCAGAGAGGAGGGTCTGACGCCGCAGCAGATCTGCGATAAGTACCACGCCATTCACGCCACCATCTACAAGTGGTTCCAGATCGACTTTGACTTTTTTGGGAGAACCACCACCGAGAAGCAGACGGA GATAGCCCAGGATATTTTCTGGCGACTCTACAAACACGGTttcctggtggaggacatggtGGAGCAGCTGCGTTGTGAAAACTGCAAGCGCTTCCTCGCCGACCGCTTCGTAGAAGGCACCTGCCCCCACTGCAGCTACCCAGAAGCTCGTGGTGACCAGTGTGATAAGTGTGGGCGACTCATCAATGCTGTGGAGCTCAGG GAACCCCAGTGTAAGGTCTGCAGGCAGACTCCAGTCATCCGCTCCTCCAAACATCTTTTCCTGGACCTGCCAAAG CTTGAGACTCAGTTGGAGCAGTGGCTGGACAAGTCAACCAGCACAGGAGACTGGACAGCAAATGCCAAACAGATCACTCGTTCCTGGCTGAGAGATGGACTCAAACCTCGCTGCATTACCAGGGACTTGAAGTGGGGAACGCCAGTACCTCATCCTGACTTCCAAGAGAAG GTGTTCTACGTGTGGTTTGACGCCCCCATTGGTTATCTGTCCATTACCGCCAACTACACCGACAAATGGGAAAAGTGGTGGAAGAATCCTCATCAG GTGGAGCTGTACAACTTCATGGCCAAAGACAATGTGCCATTCCACAGTGTGGTGTTTCCCTGCTCTCTACTGGGAGCTCAGGACAACTACACTCTGGTCAGCCACCTCATTGCCACTG AGTATCTGAATTACGAGGACACTAAGTTCTCCAAGAGCCGAGGCGTGGGCGTGTTCGGAGACATGGCCAAGGACACGGGCATCCCGTCTGACGTGTGGCGGTTCTACCTCCTGTACGTGCGTCCAGAGGGACAGGATTCAGCCTTCTCCTGGGCTGACATGGCGGTGAAAAACAACTCTGAGCTGCTCAACAACTTGGGCAACTTCATCAACAG agctGGCATGTTTGTCACCAGGTTCTTTGAGGGCTGTGTGCCTGCGATGGAGCTACAGCAGGAAGATAAGAAGCTCCTGGCTGTGGTGGGCTGGGAGCTGCAGCAGTACATCCAGCTCTTGGACAAAGTCAA AATCCGTGATGCTTTGAAACACATCCTCAACATCTCTCGCCATGGCAACCAGTACATTCAGGTCAATGAACCCTGGAAGAAGATCAAGGGAGGAGACACAGAAAG GCAGCGTGCGGGCACAGTGACCGGTGTGTCTGTGAATATCGCCTGCTTGCTCTCGGTGATGCTGTTGCCGTACATGCCAACGGTCAGCCAAACCATCAGGGATCAACTCAACGCCCCTCAGTCTTGCGTCAACACCATGTTGCAAGGCACTGGCACCTTTGTGTGCGCCCTGAGTGCCGGCCACCGCATCGGCACA GTCAGTCCGTTGTTCCAGAAGCTGGAGGTGGACCAGATTGAAGCTTTGAAGAAGAGATTTGGCGGACAGCAG CCTGAAGACGAACCGCCTAAAAAAAAG ACGACGGCTCAGAGCGCTGCCAGCGCTCAGCCTGCCGCTGTgccagctcctgctcctgctgctgctgctgaggtggcGACGGTGAACGAGGTGGACCCGGAGAAAGCCAAGCAGCTCACACAGGCtgtggctgagcag GGGGAGAAGGTGCGAGCCCTCAAAGCCCAGAAGGCGGAGAAGGCCGTGATCACAGCAGAGGTCTCCATACTGCTGgacctgaagaaacagctggcTCTGGCTGAGGGGAAGAGCCCTGAGCCTGCACCTCAGAAGGGCAAGAAGAAGTGA